A section of the Humulus lupulus chromosome 2, drHumLupu1.1, whole genome shotgun sequence genome encodes:
- the LOC133814954 gene encoding uncharacterized protein LOC133814954, translating into MSNNNREEDTAGDFRQPTGSNLQMQALVEAETPRGQQQDNPNRQKGGCVPWRNVEEEAESEEFDEPYLNRGRFERGYGNREARMGRPRRDNDLGNIKIKIPSFQGKNEWETKMEMVFDCHNYLEIKKVKLAAIEFTDYAIIWWDQLLINRRRNREPPMDTWEEMKILMRKCFVPSHYYRGLYQNLHRLNQGSKSVDEYYKEMEVAMIRANVEEDREATMARFLHGLNREIADIVELQHYVELTNMVHQAIKVEEQLKWKGLARRGQPMATTSLWKTVPKRDDQLQKNPKFEPLNTKPMTATTLGSTGSSTSKTENEEEVDDDAIPPLEDADDEQNAVVGELLVARRVLNVQIKEEENKQRDNLFHTRCFVNNKVCSVIIDGGSCTNVANTYLVEKFALTTLKHPHPYRLQWLNDCGEIKVTRQVLVALSIGKYEDEVLCDVVPMHACHLLLGRPWQYDLRVTHDGFTNRYSFTLKRKLITLVPLTPKQEFEDVLLEEVPYGLPPIRGIEHQIDFIPGASIPNRPAYRSNPEENKELQRQVGELLEKGYVRESMSHCAVPVLLVPKKDGTWRILDDMLDELHGSCVFTKIDLKSGYHQIRMKEGDEWKTAFETKYGLYEWLVMPFGLTNAPRTFMHLMNHVLRAFIGKFVVVYFDGILIYSKKLEEHVMHLKSVLEILRKEKLFANLKKCTFCTDKLVFLGFVVSKSEIEVDEEKVKAIQEWPMPTTINQVRSFHGLASFYRRFVRDFSSLATPLTEVIKKNVQFKWGKEQEKAFNLIKEKLTNASLLVLPNFAKTFEIECDASRSENLSGAALNYPTYDKEMYALVRALENWQHYLWPKEFVIHTDHESLKHLKGQQRLNKEKMMI; encoded by the exons ATGTCCAATAATAATCGAGAAGAAGACACCGCCGGAGATTTTCGACAGCCCACAGGTTCGAACCTCCAAATGCAAGCGTT GGTAGAAGCGGAAACTCCTAGGGGACAACAACAGGACAACCCCAATAGGCAAAAAGGTGGGTGTGTTCCGTGGAGGAATGTTGAGGAAGAGGCTGAGTCAGAGGAGTTTGATGAGCCATATTTGAACCGAGGCAGGTTTGAGCGTGGGTATGGGAATAGAGAAGCTAGGATGGGTAGGCCTAGGAGGGATAATGATTTAGGAAACATAAAGATTAAAATCCCATCTTTTCAAGGTAAAAATGAGTGGGAAACTAAAATGGAGATGgtgtttgattgtcacaactacttgGAGATAAAGAAGGTTAAGTTGGCTGCAATTGAATTCACCGATTATGCCATTATTTGGTGGGATCAATTACTGATTAATAGGAGGAGGAATAGAGAGCCACCCATGGACACTTGGGAGGAGATGAAAATTCTTATGAGGAAGTGTTTTGTACCCAGCCACTATTATAGGGGATTGTATCAAAATTTACATAGGTTaaatcaaggttccaagagtgtggacgagtattacaaggagatggaggtAGCTATGATTCGGGCTAATGTAGAAGAGGACAGGGAAGCCACCATGGCTAGGTTTTTGCACGGTTTAAATCGAGAGATTGCGGATATAGTTGAGTTGCAACACTATGTTGAGCTGACGAATATGGTGCATCAAGCCATAAAGGTGGAGGAACAACTCAAATGGAAGGGGTTGGCTAGGAGGGGACAACCTATGGCTACCACCAGCCTATGGAAGACAGTTCCAAAAAGGGATGACCAGCTACAAAAGAATCCAAAATTTGAACCCTTGAATACCAAGCCAATGACCGCCACTACTTTAGGTAGCACTGGTTCTTCTACTTCTAAAACAG AGAATGAGGAAGAAGTAGATGATGATGCCATACCACCTTTGGAGGATGCTGATGATGAGCAAAATGCTGTGGTTGGAGAGTTATTGGTAGCAAGGCGAGTTCTCAATGTGCAGATTAAGGAGGAAGAAAATAAGCAAAGGGATAACTTATTTCATACGCGGTGCTTTGTAAATAACAAAGTTTGTAGTGTCATTATCGATGGAGGGAGTTGTACAAATGTAGCCAACACTTATTTGGTGGAGAAATTTGCCTTAACCACTTTGAAACATCCTCACCCTTACCGGCTTCAGTGGCTGAATGATTGTGGGGAAATCAAGGTGACAAGGCAAGTGTTGGTGGCGTTATCCATTGggaagtatgaggatgaggtgcTTTGTGATGTCGTTCCTATGCATGCATGCCATTTATTGTTGGGAAGACCGTGGCAGTATGATTTAAGGGTTACGCATGATGGATTCACGAATAGGTATTCTTTCACTCTTAAAAGGAAACTTATTACTCTTGTTCCATTAACTCCAAAACAG GAGTTTGAAGATGTCCTTCTCGAAGAGGTACCTTATGGCTTACCTCCAATTCGAGGGAttgaacatcaaattgatttcaTACCCGGTGCATCCATTCCAAACCGACCTGCTTATAGGAGCAATcccgaggagaacaaggagcttcAGAGGCAAGTAGGTGAATTATTGGAGAAGGGGTATGTGCGTGAAAGCATGAGTCATTGTGCTGTTCCGGTGCTATTAGTTCctaagaaggatggaacatggaggat ATTAGATGATATGTTggatgaattgcatggttcttgtgtctTTACAAAAATTGATCTTAAGAGTGGATATCATCAGATTAGGATGAAGGAAGGTGATGAATGGAAAACTGCTTTTGAGACTAAATATGgtttgtatgagtggttagtaatgccttttggtttaaCTAATGCTCCGAGAACATTTATGCATTTGATGAACCATGTTTTGCGTGCATTTATTGGCAAATTTGTAgttgtgtattttgatggtaTCCTAATTTATAGCAAAAAATTGGAAGAACATGTAATGCATTTGAAATCTGTTTTGGAAATTCTAAGAAAAGAAAAGTTGTTTGCTAACCTCAAGAAGTGCACCTTTTGCACGGATAAGCTTGTGTTTCTTGGTTTTGTTGTTAGTAAGAGCGAAATTGAGGTGGACGAGGAAAAGGTGAAGGCAATCCAAGAGTGGCCAATGCCTACAACAATCAACCAAGTGAGGAGTTTCCATGGCTTAGCTAGCTTCTATAGACGGTTTGTGCGTGATTTTAGTAGCTTAGCCACCCCTCTTACTGAAGTCATCAAGAAAAATGTGCAGTTTAAGTGGGGGAAAGAACAAGAAAAGGCATTTAATCTGATCAAAGAAAAGTTAACTAATGCATCTTTGCTTGTTTTACCTAACTTTGCTAAAACTTTTGAAATTGAGTGTGATGCTTCAAGAAG TGAAAATTTGAGTGGGGCAGCCCTAAATTATCCCACTTATGATAAGGAGATGTATGCCTTGGTAAGGGCTTTGGAAAATTGGCAGCACTATCTATGGCCAAAGGAATTCGTGATTCACACAGATCATGAATCTTTGAAGCATTTGAAAGGACAACAAAGGTTGAACAAGGAAAAGATGATGATTTGA